DNA sequence from the Daphnia pulex isolate KAP4 chromosome 8, ASM2113471v1 genome:
AAATTGGGCACAGATTTGTTCTCTCTCCGACCTAAGTGCGCCAGTCGCTCCATTTATAATCTGTCACTACTGCTACCTGGGCAGCAAATGAGGATTCAAACTGCAACAGGTGAGCCATCTCTACGTCGCACCTGCCAATACAATCAAAACATGAAaacattagttttttttattacaaaacaaaatatgtaGAAAGCGAATCATCAGAGTGAAACACTTGGGGCCGCTATTCACGTAAAATTTCAGCACCTTATTGTCTCTAAAAGTCTACATCCTTTCCAATAAAAGATAAAGCACTTAGCTTACAATTTTAGATATGTCGAAGGTAAGTTCCATTCGTTAGATCCCATCACGAGAGTACCCAAACTTCCTCATAAAGAAAACTACAAATAGATATCTCGACCATGCACTCAgaagattaaaattaaagaaagattAAGCGTTCAACTGATAAACAATGCAGACGAGACCGAcaagacaaacaaatgaaaatgagagagatttgTCAAAAGCCTTTTAGCAAATGCAAAAGTTTTGATTGCTAAGTGCAGAGCAATAAGGACTAATAAAGCACCCATAATAATGCTATACAATCAAAGATCAAAGAGGATATTCTAGCTCTACACGAAGCTGATAAACTCGGCCATCTCTAAAATGCAAATCATTTTGCTGGTCCATACGGGGAATTCTGGACCACACAATCCGGGTTGGTCTACAGGCCGTGGACATCATGAGATGTATCATCAGTTTTAGTTGATAAAGTAATACTGATGAAGAATACCTACAAATTAGATAAGGCAAAATAAGCCATAAAAGGTCATCTgctcagaaaaaaaacaaaaacaagaaaaggtgACAATCAGCGTACAGACAATAATTCAGTAATGCAATTTTCTATGCGAAATGGTTGCCGATTCAAACAAATATGATTGGaatcaaattgtaaataaGAACTATATCACATAAGTACGATCCGAGTATTGCGCTTCCTTTCCGAAGTActcttaaaacaaaatagccAGGTATACGGTGAGGCAAAACACAAACTGCTCGTGGAGTTATCTCAGACAAATAGTGTAGCATTGACAATGGATTGTTGGATTTCGTCGACAATAGCCAGTTACAACACTGTAACTGCGCACTACATAAACGACGAGAAAGGCGATCTCGCGTGTCCTTGCTAATAATATAGGTTATATTGAGGAAATCATACTTCTGAAAATCTGACCGAGGTTATAAATGATATGTTCATTGCAGTAGGTGATCCAAATTAttccaataatatttttgGAGAGGCTTATATGATTCATTTGTCCAAGATTGTCGTAATAATTACGGAAAATGTTATacggtgaagaaaaaaactgtttctgGATCATCTCAGACAAATAATGGATTACTGGACCTCTTCAACGATGGACAGTTATACATGACTATAACTGAGAACTCAACGTCGAGAAAGTATAAATGACCTCTCGTGTCCTTGCTCCTCATATGGTTTGAGGTTATTCCTGCTTCTAAAAATCTGACCGAGGTCTTAAAAGTTATGTTCGAGGTCATAAACGGTATGTTCATTATAGTAGATGATTATTccaatcatattttttttagcataCGTTCGgcttttatgatttttttgtcCAAGATTGTCGTAGTTTTTAAGGAAAATGCTCCATACATTGtcgggaatttaaaaaaaaaaacattttgaaattgaaaaatgttccGTGTTTTTCTCACACATTTAGCCTTGCTGTCAAAGCCGCAATCCATAGCGAAGATTATGATCATTATTTCagccaaaaataattatttgtctCGAACAGAAGTTTTGCACAAAAgtcattcaacttttttttcattcaactcATTCCATTGAAATGGTGACGAACCACACAACTTTGAAGTTGTGGGAGACGAGGGTTGGATGATAGGTTCGTAACAACTTCAATGGAAGAGATTCGACTTTTGGTAAGGGTATACAACGATTCAAGGACGTTGTCGTGCGTCACGATTGGCACCCTAGCGGTTTTGTACCAAAGCGCAACAACCGCTTCGGTCCCAACTTTACTCACCCGATAAATGAGTGAAAAATATCTATAGAAAAGTAGTAaactcatttttatatttagttTATCTTGGTTGAGTGATGGTGGAACAAGATAATATTTAAGTGACCGTTAACCAAGTCAACAGTGGTTCGAAAAACATTGATATTTTCTCGAAGCGCATCTGTAgccgtttttttattcaaccaaatttttagcttcatttcattattttatggTCATGACTATCCAAGCACTTCATTTTGCTCTCGAGTGGTTTACAACCCCGAGCAATGTGACTTTGTTCTCACTGATGGCaattttctcgatttttgttttagtggCTTTAATAAAACGGGTGATATTTGTCAAACGAATTAACAGAATTCCAGGTTTACCTTGCGGAATTACTATAATCGGAAATGCTCCCACATTTCTTGTCCCTCCCGAAGGTAAGCTACTTAAAATACAATTTGGTAATTGCATTTagaagtttttatttttcttgtgaaTGTAGAAATTCTCAATCGTTTGACTGGCTATGTAGCTGCTATGCAATCTTCAGACCCAGTTCTACGTTCATGGGCAGgaccatttccattttttatcttatttacTGCCGAATCATTCGAGGTTACATAATATCTTGACAGTTATCCcgcgtgttttattttatcttcacCAAATATTAGATTACATCTTATCAGTGtttatttacatttatatGTTTGAATGATTTTTATGTTAATCTTCAATTTCTACTGCCAGGTTATATTGAGCAGCAGAAAGTTGATTGATAAAAGCCGTGACTACAATTATCTAAAACCTTGGTTAAACACAGGTTTACTTACAAGCACAGGTATACATAgcctaaagtaaaaaaaaactatgcactatttttttaaacaatggtattttgatcaaatagGGAGAAAATGGTTTGAACGACGAAAAATGCTGACGCCAAccttccattttaaaattttggaagaTTTTGTACAAGTATTTAATGAACAGAGTCAGAATTTGATACAGCAGCTCCACGAcgcaattaaattaaaaaatgaaattgatgtaTACCCTTTTATCACGCGATGCACTCTTGACATCATATGTGGTTTGTTCATCATTTTTGTACGCATATATTTGTATATCACTTTATTAACTATCACCTGTTTCGTTCAAAACATGCAGATACTGCGATGGGTTGCAATGTTGATGCCCAAGCAAAAAGTGACAGTGAATACGTCAAAGCCGTTTACACGTAAtctctttcttcattttttatcaccgttaaaataagtaaatgtTATATTTATGGTGTAGCTTAATATCTTGATATTTTTAACTGGTTGAAAGAATGAGCGAAATTGTAGCTGCAAGGCAGTCGCGACCATGGATTCAAccaaacattttgtttcaaatgtcCGAATACAGTTCAAAGCAACGCAAAGTTCTTTGTGTATTGCATAGTTTTACCGATGACGTAAGGTCTTATAGTTGACGCTTTAGTTAAACTTTTTGGAATAATGTACTTAAGGTAAATTTTATGCGTCAGGTAATCCGAAGAAGTAAAATGGAAAGAATGGAACAGAATACCAACAAAATTACCACTCAATACCAAGACGATGACAGTTTCGTTGCAAGTAAGTTTATCgaatttttctcaaaagaaattgaataaaaccCATTATATTATTGtctttacagaaaaaaaacgtctgGCACTTTTAGATCTTCTTCTTGATGCATCGAAAAATGGAGAAGTGCTAAGCGATCTTGATATTCGCGAAGAAGTAGATACCTTCATGTTTGAGGTAAATGAATAAAACCATATAACGAGgcatataatatatttttaatgaaatcgaTTTCCAAAGGGTCATGACACAACAACCGCTGCTATCAACTGGTCGTTACTTCTAATAGGAAGCTATCCACAAGTGCAggtcaaaaataattataaaataaaattgttgttttgtttgttctctCAATGTTTTATTctctattttgaaaaatgggtgCAGGAAAGATTAAATGAAGAACTTGATCGCGTTTTTGGAGGATCGGATCGTCCGGCAACGATGGCTGATCTAAGTGAATTAAAATACCTCGAATGCTGCATTAAGGAAGCTTTACGTTTATACCCTAGCGTCCCTATCATTGGTCGTAAACTGAACGAAGATACCGTCATACGTAACCGACATTGTATTTGGTTTACCCTAGAATATGTTTGTCTAATAAATCTTGGCGTATATAGATGGCTACACATTGCCAGCAAACACAACAGTGGGTCTCATGACTTACATTCTACATAGGGATCCGAAAAATTTTCCTGATCCTGAATTGTATCAGCCTGAGCGTTTTTTTGAAACCAACAGTCGAGGACGACATCCTTATGCCTACGTTCCGTTTAGCGCAGGACCCCGCAATTGCATTGGTAAATTAGAGCTGTTAAAATCCGTAGTTATAATTAGATAATTATTGCTGTTTCCCTTCATAAAGGCCAAAAATTCGccttgatggaagaaaaagtaattttgaGCAGCATATTTCGAAATTTCCATATAAAAGCACTGGACAAGAGGGAAGAATTAATTCTTTTGATCGAACTAATCTTGCGTCCCCGTAATGGAATCCGCCTTCTTCTAacgccaaaacaaaaagattaactgtatttgtatatatttttttatatgaatcgcctaattattttgttaaattagatCATCTTCTTTTATGTCCTAAGGCAAAAAGATGTGTCCATATAATTCGATGGATCATCTTCAAATATATGTTATCAAGTATTATGGTATCAACTAGATAGATTCAAGTATCCTGGTGAACTAAATACTGCAAGGATGTGGACTGTTCAAGCATTTTTCAATCCTTTCCCAATTGTTAAGAATTgttctaacatttttaaaatacgtcGTTGAATGTGTTACTCCCCGGGGATCAAAGTTTTCTGAATTTAAATGtatgaaaatgagaaacagtAATTTTTAGTACAGTTTTCTCGTGAATGAATATTTAAGCGCAATTATACGCACTgaagaaaagagatgagataaacgagaaaaaaatcagtAGTTAATCCCAagcgagagaaaagaaaagtccttAAACTGcaaagataatttttaatgttattcAGAGGTAGTAAAATACattatttcagttttaaaCGAAATACTCAAGGTAGGAGGCTCAGCAATGTGGAGAAGAGGCTCAGCAACGTGGAGAAGAGGCTCAGCAACGCGAACGTGCTGAAGAGGCTCGATAGCTGAATGGCCCATCGCTTCAAGGATCCTTCGTTTTGTTCCGTCCGCACTTTCCTTCTCCCTCTCTCCCCCTCTTCCCGGGGGATCTCATTTTGAAGAACCCCTCAAAAAGCTGTGACGAGGCCTTACGGCCAAATCCTACAAGTTGACGGTACCACCTCCTCATAGACCATGACTGATCGCAAAGTCCATAACTTGACACACAGCAGACACTTCCCTACTAACACGGCCCATCCTCTTTATGTAAGATGTAGATAAATATGGGATGAATAGATCCAGGTCGCAATTGGGGCGGTAGTATAGCGtaggtataaatttattcggatctaggatgggatcaaataaagaatattcatcGTAGATCCACCAGCGTATATTCATTAacatacagtacccaccaaactattaggtacaccccccttttttcagtgcattcttatggcactacgtgtcttaGAAAAAGTGCAAATACTACCCGAAtggcttgggctagattttttttct
Encoded proteins:
- the LOC124199704 gene encoding cytochrome P450 4c3-like isoform X1; the encoded protein is MVMTIQALHFALEWFTTPSNVTLFSLMAIFSIFVLVALIKRVIFVKRINRIPGLPCGITIIGNAPTFLVPPEEILNRLTGYVAAMQSSDPVLRSWAGPFPFFILFTAESFEVILSSRKLIDKSRDYNYLKPWLNTGLLTSTGRKWFERRKMLTPTFHFKILEDFVQVFNEQSQNLIQQLHDAIKLKNEIDVYPFITRCTLDIICDTAMGCNVDAQAKSDSEYVKAVYTMSEIVAARQSRPWIQPNILFQMSEYSSKQRKVLCVLHSFTDDVIRRSKMERMEQNTNKITTQYQDDDSFVAKKKRLALLDLLLDASKNGEVLSDLDIREEVDTFMFEGHDTTTAAINWSLLLIGSYPQVQERLNEELDRVFGGSDRPATMADLSELKYLECCIKEALRLYPSVPIIGRKLNEDTVIHGYTLPANTTVGLMTYILHRDPKNFPDPELYQPERFFETNSRGRHPYAYVPFSAGPRNCIGQKFALMEEKVILSSIFRNFHIKALDKREELILLIELILRPRNGIRLLLTPKQKD
- the LOC124199704 gene encoding cytochrome P450 4c3-like isoform X2, with protein sequence MLPHFLSLPKVILSSRKLIDKSRDYNYLKPWLNTGLLTSTGRKWFERRKMLTPTFHFKILEDFVQVFNEQSQNLIQQLHDAIKLKNEIDVYPFITRCTLDIICDTAMGCNVDAQAKSDSEYVKAVYTMSEIVAARQSRPWIQPNILFQMSEYSSKQRKVLCVLHSFTDDVIRRSKMERMEQNTNKITTQYQDDDSFVAKKKRLALLDLLLDASKNGEVLSDLDIREEVDTFMFEGHDTTTAAINWSLLLIGSYPQVQERLNEELDRVFGGSDRPATMADLSELKYLECCIKEALRLYPSVPIIGRKLNEDTVIHGYTLPANTTVGLMTYILHRDPKNFPDPELYQPERFFETNSRGRHPYAYVPFSAGPRNCIGQKFALMEEKVILSSIFRNFHIKALDKREELILLIELILRPRNGIRLLLTPKQKD